The proteins below come from a single Crossiella sp. CA-258035 genomic window:
- a CDS encoding VUT family protein has protein sequence MTRWVLIVAYIATIVAANIVTSHWGLIPAGFGLLVPAGTYAAGLALGLRDTLQDAVGIRWVLVAVAAGTVVSVLTGDMRIALASGAAFLLSELTDLAVYTPLRRSGRRRAIVASNAVGAVVDTWLFLAIAGFPLTVGTVTGQLLVKAIWVTLAFLLVREVAVRAVSRKPQLAEGA, from the coding sequence ATGACGCGTTGGGTCCTGATCGTCGCCTACATCGCGACCATCGTCGCCGCGAACATCGTCACCAGCCACTGGGGCCTGATCCCCGCCGGGTTCGGCCTGCTTGTGCCCGCCGGGACCTACGCCGCCGGGCTCGCCCTGGGCCTGCGCGACACGCTTCAGGACGCTGTCGGCATCCGCTGGGTACTGGTCGCGGTCGCGGCCGGCACGGTGGTGTCAGTGCTCACCGGCGACATGCGGATCGCACTGGCTTCCGGTGCCGCGTTCCTGCTGTCTGAGTTGACTGATCTGGCGGTCTACACTCCGCTGCGCCGCAGTGGTCGCCGCCGAGCGATCGTGGCGTCCAACGCTGTGGGTGCAGTGGTGGACACGTGGCTGTTCCTGGCTATCGCCGGGTTCCCACTCACCGTCGGCACCGTGACTGGCCAACTGTTGGTCAAGGCAATCTGGGTGACTCTGGCGTTCCTGCTCGTGCGGGAGGTGGCGGTCCGTGCGGTATCTCGCAAACCCCAGCTCGCCGAAGGTGCGTGA
- a CDS encoding AAA family ATPase: MTLKTRKPTGQVPWPLILVEGPEKSGKSWACAELSASEQVGQTYWIDLGEGAADEYGAIPGSRYLVVEHDGSWGDIITQAQAVKEEAQKAAAAGEPPAVLVIDSMTAEWDLLKEWATDRAKKSAHNRKLLQQDPHAEVSVSMNLWNDATARHRRLMTLLLTFPGIVAMTARGKDVAELDDKGKPVQGGRDYKVEGHKTLAFDASVWVRMSREHAPLVIGARSVQAGLRPGVDRPKPIPDFTLEKVVFDVLGCEPKTAQVRDVRELNGKDQPDPLKAVKAEVWALAQARGWDAEALSEDYAQTYEGKLLGQATVDDLTEYRDILAHAKEAA, from the coding sequence GTGACGCTCAAGACCCGCAAACCAACCGGGCAAGTCCCATGGCCGCTGATCCTCGTTGAAGGACCAGAGAAGTCCGGGAAGAGCTGGGCGTGCGCCGAGCTTTCTGCCTCGGAGCAGGTCGGCCAGACTTACTGGATTGACCTTGGCGAGGGCGCTGCCGACGAGTACGGCGCTATCCCTGGGTCTCGCTACCTAGTGGTAGAACACGATGGCTCCTGGGGCGACATCATCACCCAGGCCCAGGCGGTGAAGGAAGAAGCCCAGAAGGCTGCCGCTGCGGGCGAACCGCCGGCGGTGTTGGTGATCGACTCGATGACCGCGGAGTGGGACCTGCTGAAGGAGTGGGCCACCGACCGCGCGAAGAAATCAGCTCACAACCGGAAGCTGTTGCAGCAGGACCCGCACGCTGAGGTGAGCGTGTCGATGAACCTGTGGAACGACGCCACAGCTCGACACCGCCGGCTGATGACACTGCTGCTGACGTTCCCTGGGATCGTCGCCATGACTGCCCGCGGCAAGGACGTCGCCGAGTTGGACGACAAGGGCAAGCCGGTTCAGGGCGGTCGTGACTACAAAGTGGAGGGTCACAAGACGCTGGCGTTTGATGCGTCGGTGTGGGTGCGGATGTCGCGCGAACACGCGCCGCTGGTGATTGGGGCTCGGTCTGTCCAAGCTGGACTCCGACCGGGGGTGGACAGGCCGAAGCCGATCCCGGACTTCACGCTGGAGAAGGTTGTGTTCGACGTCTTGGGGTGTGAGCCGAAGACGGCGCAGGTTCGGGATGTTCGGGAGTTGAACGGCAAGGACCAGCCGGATCCGCTGAAGGCGGTGAAGGCCGAAGTGTGGGCACTGGCCCAGGCTCGCGGGTGGGACGCGGAGGCGCTGTCCGAGGACTACGCCCAGACGTACGAGGGAAAGTTGCTCGGTCAGGCGACAGTGGACGACCTGACGGAATACCGGGACATCCTGGCTCACGCGAAGGAGGCGGCATGA
- a CDS encoding RNase H family protein, with amino-acid sequence MTFRSSLRRTGRHLLGRHSLTCGVGQTMSGYWVWSAQCDCDLRWRGAEFSATAAYSAMRGLASDRDSTYTYRPGECDAESLWPGVPVLRKPVRRIEIPRGLRGTGRVVACDGSLRSTDGHAGWAFVTNAGWSRSKYLPFEGANINGLELMAIAQAVRVFPGGVDVWVLSDSAEARAMTAGILRSQRNFRNRPSWVLPGSLQMIVAAAVRGVRIHVVEVRSKTHPLHNLADRAARNLEVAA; translated from the coding sequence ATGACCTTCCGATCTTCGCTGCGCCGCACCGGCCGCCATCTTCTCGGCCGACACAGCCTGACCTGCGGGGTCGGCCAGACCATGTCTGGCTACTGGGTGTGGTCCGCCCAGTGTGACTGCGATCTGCGTTGGCGTGGCGCGGAGTTCTCCGCGACTGCCGCCTACTCGGCGATGCGGGGCCTCGCTTCGGATCGGGACTCGACGTACACGTACCGGCCGGGCGAGTGTGATGCAGAGTCGTTGTGGCCGGGCGTTCCGGTGCTGCGTAAGCCCGTTCGTCGCATCGAGATCCCCCGCGGGCTTCGTGGCACGGGGCGCGTGGTGGCGTGTGACGGGTCCCTGCGATCGACAGATGGGCATGCGGGATGGGCGTTCGTCACAAACGCCGGCTGGTCCCGCTCGAAGTACTTGCCGTTTGAAGGCGCGAACATCAACGGCTTGGAGTTGATGGCGATTGCTCAGGCGGTGCGGGTGTTTCCGGGTGGTGTGGATGTGTGGGTGTTGTCGGATAGTGCGGAGGCGCGGGCTATGACGGCCGGGATCCTCAGGAGTCAGCGGAACTTCCGGAACCGGCCGTCGTGGGTGTTGCCGGGGTCGTTGCAGATGATCGTTGCTGCGGCTGTGCGGGGTGTTCGGATCCATGTGGTTGAGGTTCGGTCGAAGACGCATCCGCTGCACAACTTGGCGGATCGCGCGGCCCGGAATCTGGAGGTGGCGGCGTGA
- a CDS encoding DUF2493 domain-containing protein has protein sequence MKRILITGSRTWRDWDRIERAILDHSPGYPAGEDTLIVHGGCPDGADEIAATIAATLGLPTEVHRADWDICVETCKPGHRRLRYGKSYCPTAGPRRNAAMVEAGADVCLAFIRKGSSGASMTALMAELSGIKTIRYTEEGP, from the coding sequence GTGAAACGTATCCTCATCACCGGATCCCGCACTTGGCGCGACTGGGACCGGATCGAACGCGCCATCTTGGATCACTCTCCCGGCTACCCAGCGGGCGAGGACACCCTGATCGTTCACGGCGGCTGCCCCGATGGAGCGGACGAGATCGCAGCCACGATCGCGGCGACGCTCGGGCTGCCAACCGAGGTGCACCGAGCCGACTGGGATATCTGCGTGGAGACCTGCAAGCCGGGACACCGCCGGCTGCGCTACGGCAAGTCCTACTGTCCGACGGCAGGCCCGCGGCGCAACGCGGCGATGGTTGAGGCGGGCGCGGATGTGTGCCTTGCCTTCATCCGAAAAGGTTCCTCTGGCGCATCCATGACTGCGTTGATGGCGGAACTGTCAGGGATTAAGACGATCCGCTACACCGAGGAGGGGCCGTGA
- a CDS encoding AAA family ATPase — protein MPAYDVAAEMALLGAVMAKGEEVGPVLLSVPIQAWWVPKHQMLAGVIGDMLNRGQAVDPTTVTSQLQADGKLTSELGVYVITLYQAIYMIHHVESYAERLCSLWAHRSIQTGAVKLRQRLDSGWEDGDEADWRQALAEFRTTVEDAEAIARVPNAEPPMSIAELLEGEDRHDWLIPGLLERGERFVLTGGEGIGKSVLASQIAACMAGGLHPFTGNPLGSRGWSLRVLIADAENNERQTRRRYRRIIRVVDSVREQHAVSRVDWRDVMRVALRPEGLDLLSNRDVAWLEHAVQASSPDLLVLGPLYRLHHVSENDAEAARKLQHVIDGIRARHGCAVLTEAHAGHATNQTTGDRLMRPAGTSAWLRWPEFGYGLRRNKHDDGREHPNLVDVVAWRGSREERAWPQSLVRGHDGLLPWRPGPEYYTNLEVAA, from the coding sequence ATGCCAGCCTACGACGTCGCCGCAGAAATGGCCCTTCTGGGTGCGGTGATGGCTAAAGGTGAGGAGGTGGGTCCGGTCCTCCTGTCCGTGCCCATTCAGGCATGGTGGGTTCCAAAACACCAAATGCTCGCTGGAGTTATCGGCGACATGCTGAACCGGGGTCAGGCGGTGGATCCCACGACGGTGACGAGCCAGCTCCAGGCAGACGGCAAGCTCACGTCAGAGCTGGGCGTATACGTGATCACCCTGTACCAAGCGATCTACATGATCCACCACGTCGAGTCCTATGCCGAGCGGCTGTGCTCCCTGTGGGCGCACCGGTCGATCCAGACCGGTGCGGTGAAGCTGCGGCAGCGGCTGGACTCTGGCTGGGAGGATGGCGATGAGGCGGACTGGCGGCAGGCTCTCGCCGAGTTCCGCACGACCGTGGAGGACGCTGAGGCGATCGCGCGGGTGCCGAACGCTGAGCCTCCGATGTCGATCGCCGAACTGCTGGAAGGCGAAGACCGGCATGACTGGCTGATCCCTGGTCTGCTGGAGCGGGGGGAGCGGTTCGTGCTCACCGGCGGTGAGGGGATCGGCAAGAGCGTGCTTGCGTCGCAGATCGCGGCCTGCATGGCTGGTGGGTTGCACCCGTTCACGGGGAACCCTCTGGGGTCCCGGGGTTGGTCGTTGCGGGTGTTGATCGCGGACGCGGAGAACAACGAACGTCAGACCCGCAGGCGGTATCGGCGGATCATCCGGGTGGTGGATTCGGTGCGCGAGCAGCACGCCGTGTCCCGTGTGGACTGGCGGGATGTGATGCGGGTAGCTCTCCGCCCGGAAGGACTGGATCTGTTGTCCAACAGGGATGTTGCGTGGTTGGAGCATGCGGTGCAGGCGTCGTCACCGGATCTGCTGGTGCTGGGTCCGTTGTACCGGCTGCATCACGTCAGCGAGAACGACGCCGAGGCGGCCCGGAAGTTGCAGCATGTGATCGACGGGATCCGTGCCCGGCATGGGTGTGCGGTGTTGACGGAGGCGCACGCTGGGCATGCGACGAACCAGACGACCGGGGATCGGCTGATGCGGCCGGCGGGAACGTCGGCGTGGTTGCGGTGGCCAGAGTTCGGTTATGGGTTGCGGCGTAACAAGCACGATGACGGTCGGGAGCATCCGAATCTGGTGGATGTGGTGGCGTGGCGTGGTTCGCGTGAGGAGCGGGCGTGGCCACAGAGTCTGGTTCGTGGCCATGACGGGTTGTTGCCGTGGCGTCCTGGTCCTGAGTACTACACGAATCTGGAGGTGGCGGCCTGA
- a CDS encoding single-stranded DNA-binding protein, whose amino-acid sequence MAGETVITVVGNLAADPELRFTQSGTAVASFTIASTPRTLDRASGEWKDGEALFLRCSIWRQAAESVAESLTKGTRVIAQGRLRQRSFDTKEGEKRTVIELEVDEIGPSLRYATAKVNRAQRDGDGARQSQSAEDPWGAAPSGGGGFVDEPPF is encoded by the coding sequence ATGGCTGGCGAAACTGTGATCACGGTGGTCGGGAACCTGGCCGCCGATCCGGAGCTGCGTTTCACCCAGTCCGGCACGGCCGTGGCGAGTTTCACCATCGCCTCCACGCCCCGCACGCTCGACCGCGCCAGCGGCGAGTGGAAGGACGGGGAGGCGCTGTTCTTGCGTTGTTCGATCTGGCGTCAGGCCGCTGAGAGCGTCGCTGAGTCGTTGACGAAGGGCACGAGGGTGATTGCCCAGGGGCGTCTGCGTCAACGCTCCTTCGACACGAAGGAAGGCGAGAAGCGCACCGTCATCGAGTTGGAGGTCGACGAGATCGGCCCCTCGCTGCGCTACGCCACCGCGAAGGTGAACCGGGCTCAGCGTGATGGTGATGGGGCGAGGCAGTCCCAGTCGGCGGAGGACCCGTGGGGCGCAGCCCCGTCCGGTGGCGGCGGGTTCGTCGACGAGCCCCCGTTTTAA
- a CDS encoding MazG nucleotide pyrophosphohydrolase domain-containing protein — translation MTGFMVRVTSYAKTDTKEPLWHLERATGVAEEDGEKLGRMPLDAAEVEADRRLSAEGFYRLGGWERVEYPSGVPLSRAWYAPTSEEEASAPEAASGLSTWDKYQEWSAGTAIYSHGTESEQSMYEAGKLAAEAAEVFQVVAKAFRDGTDPVEVRRRLVDELGDCAWYLAQILRRHGIPFDEVLDMNQKKLERRQANGTIGGSGER, via the coding sequence ATGACCGGGTTCATGGTTCGGGTGACGTCGTACGCCAAGACGGACACGAAGGAACCTCTGTGGCACCTGGAGCGCGCCACGGGTGTCGCAGAAGAAGACGGCGAGAAGCTGGGCCGCATGCCACTCGACGCAGCCGAGGTTGAGGCTGACCGGAGACTGTCTGCCGAAGGTTTCTACCGGCTTGGCGGGTGGGAGCGAGTGGAGTACCCGTCGGGCGTGCCGCTGTCCAGGGCTTGGTATGCCCCTACTTCCGAGGAAGAGGCTTCTGCCCCGGAAGCAGCGTCCGGACTGTCCACGTGGGACAAGTACCAGGAGTGGTCGGCTGGTACGGCGATCTACAGCCATGGCACCGAGTCGGAGCAGTCGATGTACGAGGCCGGGAAGTTGGCCGCGGAGGCGGCTGAGGTGTTCCAGGTGGTCGCGAAGGCGTTCCGGGATGGCACTGACCCGGTGGAGGTTCGTCGTCGTCTGGTGGACGAACTGGGCGACTGCGCGTGGTACCTGGCGCAGATCCTCCGCCGTCACGGCATCCCGTTCGATGAGGTGCTGGACATGAACCAGAAGAAGCTGGAACGCCGGCAGGCGAACGGAACCATCGGGGGAAGTGGTGAGCGGTGA
- the thyX gene encoding FAD-dependent thymidylate synthase, with protein MIVQVLAYTKTKPYPLHTIMPAREVLHEDGYIDHLDYPTDPDTLSEFAGRACYQSFNRPRPETASNVGYLANILRQGHESVLEHASVTFYIESVSRSLSHELVRHRHLSFSQLSQRYVDESEADFVMPPAVAHGMAWEAEKSFSQATRTAQIAYQAIVDVLVGQGLPRKQAREAARSVLPNATETKLVVTGNLRAWRDVLRKRWHVAADAEIRALAGEILRHLREIAPASVQDIPDMPYGTKEAA; from the coding sequence GTGATCGTTCAGGTTCTGGCGTACACGAAGACGAAGCCGTACCCGCTGCACACGATCATGCCTGCGCGGGAAGTGCTCCACGAGGACGGGTATATCGATCACCTCGACTACCCGACCGATCCGGACACGCTGTCGGAGTTCGCGGGCCGCGCTTGCTACCAGTCGTTCAACCGGCCCCGCCCGGAGACTGCATCCAATGTGGGCTATCTGGCGAACATCCTCCGCCAGGGCCACGAGTCGGTTCTTGAGCACGCATCAGTCACCTTCTACATCGAGAGCGTGTCTCGGTCGCTGTCGCATGAGCTGGTGCGGCACCGGCATTTGTCGTTCTCTCAGCTGTCGCAGCGGTACGTGGACGAGTCTGAAGCTGACTTCGTGATGCCGCCTGCTGTGGCGCACGGGATGGCTTGGGAGGCGGAGAAGTCGTTCAGTCAGGCGACCCGTACTGCCCAGATCGCGTATCAGGCCATCGTCGATGTGCTTGTTGGGCAGGGGCTTCCGCGGAAGCAGGCTCGTGAGGCTGCTCGCTCGGTCCTGCCGAACGCCACTGAGACCAAGCTGGTGGTGACGGGGAACTTGCGGGCGTGGCGGGATGTGCTGCGGAAGCGGTGGCATGTGGCCGCGGATGCGGAGATCCGTGCTCTGGCTGGGGAGATCCTGCGGCACTTGCGGGAGATCGCACCCGCCTCGGTCCAGGACATCCCGGACATGCCATACGGCACTAAGGAGGCAGCGTGA
- a CDS encoding DUF6221 family protein translates to MASDLVAFVRVRLDEDEQIATDASGASWAEPWRGATWHAGETNRIGVLRDDGIPVCGHSWPSQMDHIARHDPARALREVAAKRRIVDAVVATWNASCDPTDDFWVGLAPTQTATLRLLASCWSDHPDFRQEWST, encoded by the coding sequence ATGGCGAGTGATCTGGTGGCGTTCGTGCGTGTCCGCCTCGACGAAGACGAGCAGATCGCGACTGATGCTTCAGGGGCGAGCTGGGCAGAACCTTGGCGTGGCGCAACCTGGCATGCTGGTGAGACGAACCGTATCGGTGTTCTGCGGGATGACGGTATCCCGGTGTGTGGCCATTCCTGGCCATCCCAGATGGATCACATCGCCCGCCACGACCCTGCCCGGGCGCTCCGCGAAGTCGCGGCCAAGCGGCGCATCGTTGATGCTGTCGTAGCTACTTGGAATGCATCATGCGACCCAACTGACGACTTCTGGGTTGGGCTCGCGCCGACTCAGACAGCGACGCTGCGACTGCTCGCCTCATGCTGGTCTGATCACCCCGACTTCCGACAGGAGTGGTCGACATGA
- a CDS encoding glycoside hydrolase family 6 protein, whose product MNPYDMAPGLYVDPDSRAWRWVNSQPVTPDRWLIKSQIAMKPMAKWIGPGDPSWVGGYLSDAARQQLLPVLVAYAIPFRDVGQHSAGGLGSVEAYMQWATKLAKVIGPKPCVVILEPDTLIHMPALTEARRADRCAMLSHAVHTLTRHAPNTYVYLDGGDGGWTSPVVLAPWLARSGVAGARGVAVNVSNFNTTDTCVRHAEGIKAELKRFGLDDVGYVIDTSRNGNGPDAAGTWCNPPRRKLGQTPLIRPGSGADAHLWIKHPGESDGNCGVGVGTQSGQFVPDLALRLIAGR is encoded by the coding sequence GTGAACCCCTACGACATGGCCCCCGGCCTGTACGTGGACCCAGACTCTCGGGCGTGGCGGTGGGTGAACTCTCAACCTGTCACACCGGACCGGTGGCTGATCAAGTCCCAGATCGCCATGAAGCCGATGGCGAAGTGGATCGGCCCCGGTGACCCCAGTTGGGTCGGCGGGTACCTCAGCGACGCAGCCAGACAGCAACTCCTACCGGTCCTGGTGGCCTATGCGATTCCGTTCCGGGACGTTGGCCAGCACTCCGCCGGGGGGTTGGGCAGTGTTGAGGCGTACATGCAGTGGGCTACCAAGCTCGCCAAGGTCATCGGCCCGAAACCCTGCGTGGTGATTCTAGAGCCGGACACGCTGATCCACATGCCCGCGTTAACGGAGGCGCGGCGGGCGGACCGGTGCGCGATGCTCTCCCATGCGGTACACACGCTCACCCGGCACGCACCGAACACCTACGTCTACCTGGACGGCGGGGATGGGGGTTGGACTTCGCCTGTCGTGCTAGCTCCATGGCTGGCGCGTTCCGGTGTGGCAGGTGCCCGCGGGGTCGCGGTCAACGTGTCCAACTTCAACACCACCGACACCTGCGTCCGGCATGCAGAGGGCATCAAGGCCGAACTGAAGCGCTTCGGTCTTGACGATGTCGGCTACGTGATCGACACGAGCCGCAACGGCAACGGCCCGGATGCGGCGGGAACGTGGTGCAACCCGCCCAGGCGGAAACTCGGCCAGACACCGCTGATCCGACCAGGTTCAGGCGCGGACGCACACCTGTGGATCAAACACCCCGGGGAGTCCGACGGGAACTGTGGTGT